From a single Candidatus Brocadiaceae bacterium genomic region:
- a CDS encoding sulfatase-like hydrolase/transferase, with translation MRRPNVLLLYTDQQRWDTIAAAGYPHMRTPNLDALAGRGVLFENAFCNAPVSMPSRQSMLSGRYPSTVGCTCNGIEMPPGIPTVWDILRPYGYRAANFGKLHFRNHSNRDHRTPHPTYGLDTLILSDEPGCYEDAYVQWVRRRDPDQVENCRCGTPPAWTGRPVEKVRSPVVPYVFEGPEDMTHSAFTAEETADFVRRHRDEAFFAIAGFFAPHCPLNPPARFVEMYDPAELPAPAMNPGEDRFDLSEAEWLRIRAHYYALVSHVDDQAGRILTALDEAGLREDTLVIFTSDHGDHLGDHGTVGKGAPGLDSCAHVPLIVSWPGHLPEGATHRHLIEAVDLLPTILECCAVQVPPFAQGRSFRPLLEGEDYEPRRSAYIEHRVPFRDSWKTVRTADFKYCVGSHAGERLYDLRTDRHELRDVAGDAGYADVLAEMRAELIRRSFDVENQYPPRTGHY, from the coding sequence ATGCGACGTCCGAACGTTCTGCTCCTCTACACGGACCAGCAGCGGTGGGACACGATCGCCGCCGCCGGCTACCCCCACATGCGGACTCCGAACCTCGACGCCCTGGCCGGCCGCGGCGTGCTGTTCGAGAACGCCTTCTGCAACGCGCCCGTCTCCATGCCCAGCCGCCAGAGCATGCTCAGCGGACGCTACCCGTCCACGGTCGGCTGCACGTGCAACGGCATCGAGATGCCGCCCGGCATTCCCACGGTCTGGGACATCCTGAGGCCGTACGGCTACCGTGCCGCCAACTTCGGGAAGCTGCACTTCCGGAACCACTCCAACCGCGATCACCGCACACCGCACCCCACGTACGGGCTCGACACGCTCATCCTGTCCGACGAACCGGGCTGTTACGAAGACGCCTACGTCCAGTGGGTGCGCCGGCGCGACCCGGACCAGGTGGAGAACTGCCGCTGCGGCACGCCGCCGGCGTGGACCGGCAGGCCGGTCGAGAAGGTGCGCAGCCCCGTCGTGCCCTACGTCTTCGAGGGCCCGGAGGACATGACGCACTCGGCCTTCACGGCCGAGGAGACGGCCGACTTCGTCCGGCGGCATCGGGACGAGGCGTTCTTCGCCATCGCCGGCTTCTTCGCGCCCCACTGCCCGCTGAACCCGCCCGCGCGCTTCGTTGAGATGTACGATCCCGCCGAACTGCCCGCGCCGGCCATGAACCCGGGCGAGGACCGCTTCGACCTGTCCGAAGCCGAATGGCTCCGCATCCGCGCTCACTACTACGCGCTGGTCAGCCACGTGGACGACCAGGCCGGCCGCATCCTGACCGCCCTGGACGAGGCCGGCCTGCGCGAGGATACCCTGGTGATCTTCACCTCGGACCACGGCGACCACCTGGGCGATCACGGCACGGTCGGCAAGGGCGCGCCGGGCCTGGACAGTTGCGCGCACGTGCCGCTGATCGTCTCCTGGCCCGGACACCTGCCGGAGGGCGCCACGCACCGTCACCTCATCGAGGCCGTGGACCTGCTGCCCACGATCCTGGAGTGCTGCGCGGTTCAGGTGCCGCCGTTTGCACAGGGCCGCTCGTTCCGGCCGCTGCTGGAGGGAGAGGACTACGAGCCGCGCCGCTCGGCCTACATCGAGCATCGCGTGCCGTTCCGCGATTCGTGGAAGACCGTGCGCACGGCCGACTTCAAGTACTGCGTGGGCAGCCACGCGGGGGAGCGGCTCTACGACCTGCGGACCGACCGCCATGAACTCCGCGACGTTGCCGGCGACGCCGGCTATGCCGACGTCCTGGCCGAGATGCGTGCCGAGCTGATCCGACGCTCGTTTGACGTCGAGAACCAGTACCCGCCGCGCACGGGCCACTACTGA
- a CDS encoding phospholipid carrier-dependent glycosyltransferase: protein MPEASVPTSGPTHPSAGRRRIVLLLGVLGLLYAAGLNGHWRFQRDSARYMALARSLAEDGTYRFNGRPHTLVWPGFPAMLAPVYMAAGQSFLAMNALLSLLGLGAVAAAWALYRELPLNARQAAVCTLLFGFSRTLYYYSSHIMSDVPFTVFALITLLCGTIMLRSPGRTAWLWCAAASVTAAAACFIRPVGPVLPIALVSAVWLTPGVRRGRLAAGRTLMILVPVLAAGFAWNVRTAMVREPNSFTYFDVFIERHTLRETVLGMAVRAPRIVDALPDAVLGLDVGWSLGLLMAVAMAMGLATALRRGERLACTYGVVYLATICLAAPGRRFLLPALPVLIYWLVLGMHSAAAVVQHHRPALSPRRAAVVGHVLLALAVGTNLTRISKLVYEARAPGFYERIEDGRLPDYFALTAWLRDNATARDVVFAREHETVHYFSRVRTRRAGPGWERDPLGFLGRTDVTLVVRDPDKDAGWEHLPHLMRARPDVFEPVARFGRLEVLRLHREALPRAPDAAAPAPPSSGGTTTSSGRTGDESPEMPPAS, encoded by the coding sequence ATGCCGGAAGCCAGCGTACCGACGAGCGGCCCGACCCACCCCTCCGCCGGCCGGCGCAGGATCGTCCTCCTCCTGGGCGTGCTGGGCCTGCTGTACGCCGCCGGCCTCAACGGCCACTGGCGCTTCCAGCGCGACAGCGCCCGCTACATGGCACTGGCCCGCTCGCTGGCCGAGGACGGGACCTACCGCTTCAACGGTCGTCCGCATACACTGGTCTGGCCCGGGTTCCCCGCCATGCTGGCGCCGGTCTACATGGCCGCCGGCCAGAGCTTCCTGGCGATGAATGCCCTGCTGTCGCTGCTCGGACTCGGCGCCGTCGCCGCCGCCTGGGCGCTCTACCGGGAGCTGCCGCTGAACGCCCGGCAGGCCGCCGTGTGCACGCTGCTCTTCGGATTCTCGCGCACGCTCTACTACTACTCGTCGCACATCATGTCCGACGTACCGTTCACCGTCTTCGCCCTGATCACGCTGCTTTGCGGGACGATCATGCTGCGCAGTCCGGGACGCACCGCCTGGCTGTGGTGTGCGGCGGCCTCCGTGACGGCCGCCGCCGCCTGCTTCATCCGGCCCGTGGGGCCGGTGCTGCCGATCGCGCTGGTGTCGGCGGTCTGGCTGACCCCGGGCGTCCGACGCGGCCGTCTCGCCGCCGGCCGCACCCTGATGATCCTGGTCCCGGTCCTCGCGGCGGGGTTCGCCTGGAACGTCCGCACTGCCATGGTCCGCGAACCGAACAGCTTCACTTACTTCGACGTGTTCATCGAGCGCCACACGCTCCGCGAGACCGTCCTGGGGATGGCCGTGCGGGCCCCGCGGATCGTCGACGCTCTGCCCGACGCCGTCCTGGGGCTCGATGTCGGATGGAGCCTGGGGCTTCTGATGGCGGTCGCGATGGCGATGGGGCTGGCAACGGCCCTGCGGCGCGGCGAACGTCTGGCCTGCACCTACGGCGTCGTCTACCTGGCGACGATCTGCCTGGCGGCGCCCGGGCGGCGCTTCCTGCTGCCGGCGCTGCCCGTCCTGATCTACTGGCTGGTGCTCGGCATGCACAGTGCGGCCGCCGTTGTGCAGCACCACCGGCCCGCTTTGTCGCCCCGGCGTGCGGCCGTCGTCGGGCACGTGCTGCTGGCCCTCGCGGTGGGAACGAACCTCACCCGCATCAGCAAGCTCGTCTATGAAGCACGCGCGCCCGGGTTCTACGAGCGGATCGAGGACGGGCGGCTCCCCGACTACTTCGCCCTGACCGCCTGGCTGAGGGACAACGCGACGGCCCGGGACGTCGTCTTCGCCCGCGAGCATGAGACGGTCCATTACTTCTCGAGAGTGCGGACCCGGCGGGCTGGTCCGGGCTGGGAACGAGACCCCCTCGGGTTCCTTGGTCGCACGGACGTCACACTGGTCGTCCGGGATCCGGACAAGGATGCCGGGTGGGAGCACCTGCCGCACCTGATGCGGGCCCGGCCGGACGTGTTCGAGCCCGTGGCACGCTTCGGCCGCCTGGAGGTCCTGCGCCTGCACCGGGAGGCGCTCCCGCGAGCCCCGGACGCCGCCGCACCGGCCCCGCCGTCCTCCGGGGGCACGACGACATCGAGCGGACGGACGGGGGACGAAAGCCCCGAGATGCCCCCCGCCTCTTGA